GCCCCTATCCCAAGTGGGTCTGGCCCTGGGACGTCCTCTGGCGGGGGGAATGGCTGCATCGGCACGGCACGGGAGACCGGCTGTGGATTTACTACAATCAACCCCGTAGCAGCCCCGATTATCTGGCTCTAAAATACACGGTCTCGACCCGCGACTGCACCCTCGCCACCCTGCACGCCGCCCTGGGCACACTCGACGAGATCGCCCGCCTCAAATCCTCGGCGGCGATCGTCGGCGACGCGGCCAACTTTCGGCTGAGCGAAAAAATTCTGCGGCGCTTTGGCTGGGTCCGGCATACGGACGACCGCTGGCACCGCAATTTTATTAAGCGGTTTTATGGAGAGTACCCGGCCACGCGAGGATGGCTGGGGGAGAACAACCAATCGAAAGAAAAAGCCCATAGTCAGAGTCTTTCGCAAGAATTGTGTTCGGCGGTATAGACTGAAAACTTTTGCTAGCAAATCTTGTAATATGTGGAACTGCCATTGCTGGCAACAGTTCGTCTCGCTAGGATTTCGCGCGTTTGTAGAGAATCTCTGCCCTGGCAAAGGAGTGCTGGATGGGTCGTGTCGCGGGTGCCGCCGGTGCCTGGCTGGCGCTGCTGGTTGTTACCGGCTGCGTGCAGACCCCGTACGCGCAGCAGGGGGCCGTCAATAATCTACAACAGCAGCAAACGCAGCTCGCCCAGCAAAACAAAACGCTCGAGGACCGGGCCACCGCGCTCGACCGGGATAATGCCGAACTGGAGACCCTGCTCGCCCAATCGCGTCAGCAAGCACAACTGATGCGGGACCAACTGAGCGCGGTCAAGGAACAACTGGGCTCGGTCAATACTCAGCTAGCCCAGCTGCGGGATGAGCGCGGCGTGATGGAGCGGAGATTGCAGGATGCCTTGGCCGCGGCCAACAACTCCGCCGCCAATCCCGCCGCTAATTCGACCGCCAGCATGCCCAACGGCAACAAACCCGGGGCCAGCATCTTTGCCAATAGCAGCCTGTCTTCCAAACTGCCGGACTTTAAGTTGGCGGGGATCGAATCGCGCACCGATGGGGACGTGGTCCGGATCGAGCTTCCCGCCGACCGGCTGTTCGACCCGCAAAGCGCCCGGTTGCGGGTGGATGGGACGCCGCTCATTGATTCGGTCGTGATCGAGGTCGAACGGGCCTATCCGCAACAATACATCGCACTCGAAGGGCATACCGACAACGAAGCCCCCCCCGCCGGATCCCCCAACCCGCACGAACTGACCGCCGCGCGGGCGAGCGCGGTCTTTGAATATCTCACCCAGCGGTCCCGCTTGCGACCGCAGCAACTCTCCGTCGTGGGCTATGGGGCCAACCAC
Above is a genomic segment from Pirellulales bacterium containing:
- a CDS encoding OmpA family protein gives rise to the protein MGRVAGAAGAWLALLVVTGCVQTPYAQQGAVNNLQQQQTQLAQQNKTLEDRATALDRDNAELETLLAQSRQQAQLMRDQLSAVKEQLGSVNTQLAQLRDERGVMERRLQDALAAANNSAANPAANSTASMPNGNKPGASIFANSSLSSKLPDFKLAGIESRTDGDVVRIELPADRLFDPQSARLRVDGTPLIDSVVIEVERAYPQQYIALEGHTDNEAPPAGSPNPHELTAARASAVFEYLTQRSRLRPQQLSVVGYGANHPVVSNATPAGRSRNRRIEIVVYPERVGER